DNA from Daucus carota subsp. sativus chromosome 1, DH1 v3.0, whole genome shotgun sequence:
aaattatttttttcaaaaaatatacatgAGCGCTTAGGCCCAAAATTTTAGTTGAGAGTTGAGACAACCTAATTTTGCGTGCAAGTCCAACTCCAGAACGTTATTTCCAAGGAACAGGCCCACCCTGAGCTATTGAATGTATGTTTGAAGCTcctgataaaaatttaaaaattacttcATGCCCAAAAATAATTTTCCCAAACaaaattcttaaatttattatttctaaaACACTTGAGAGTAACGCCATGTCTATTGCATTCAGAAAAGTTGCATACCACATGGGGTGCCAATCGATTGAGAACTAGTCCTCCCGAATTTGATTGTGACAATTAACTCGGGCAACtatcattatttaataattacttAGGAATAATAATACATTCTGTGAAGATATGATATTCTTGGAGATGCAGAACACAATGTACCAACTACTCCCACCATCTCAAATTAAATGACTTAGTTGATTTTGGGCATTGACcgtataattttgaaatttattttttaatttttcttttgtaaatgaaaattttatatttaaatttttatttggaaaattaaaatttcaaatataataagtaATGTTGACACAAATTTGTTAAACACTGAACTTGAACTTGGTAAGTAAAGTAAGGCAATCCCTGATGGCATGATGTATTTACTATGTGATCATCAACATTCTCTTTTAGTCATCACTAAATATTAGAAAACTCAATGTTTTGTTTGGGTCCTCAATGTTCTGCTCTTTATTTTATGTGCAGAAGCAGAACAATATGTTTTTGCTCAAGATAACATCTTTCTCCTTCCTCTAACAATCTATCATAGTGAATTAGTGATGCCAGGAAAGATATGTCGCATTTGACAATTCTTATGTGATAAGTTGATCATCGAGATTAAAATGAACGggagatttaaaaaaattagattataaTGTTTAACAATTCTATTCATTTTACAGTTATTCTTTTCTATTATGATCGATTTTGTGTGGTCAATTTTAATCACATATTGAGTTGAGCTTGActtctacaatcatattttgatataatgaACCAAATGAAGATTAGAAAGCTTTGCATAGAACTATACAGAATGGcaagaaattttatttaatacaaTTTGTACCACATCAAGGTCAAAATATTTTAGCATCATGTTGCATTCTAAACAGCAGGCAACGGTGGAGGCGAAGCTGGACCATCAGGAACAATAGGTGGGAAAGGAATCACGGGAGGGATTGGAATGCTGGGAAATGGTGGAAGTGGGAATGGAAAGCTAGGTAATGGTGGGAATGGGAATATTTCAGGAAGTGGTGGGAACGGGAATGGGAATTCAAAAGGTGGTTCTCCAGGAAATGTGAAATCCTTTTCCGCACTTTTTCCATTAGAAACATCTGATTTTTCATAAATCGGACGAGCCTCTCCCAAACATGCTAGGCACACAAGCAAGATCGCCACGACCATTACTTTGGAAGCCATTTCTTAGAGTGTTTTTCAGTGTTTGAGAGGTGAATGTAAACTGAGTTTGATGCAATCCCTGCATGTGCCTAAGATTTATATAGGAGCAGCCAGCAGGCTAGTAAGTTGTAATCAATCTGAGAAGGTAACAATATCAGCTTTATCAATTCATGCTGATTTGTAACTGAAAGTTTCAAGTTCCTATttggaaataaaataataagttaaaaataGTTAGAAGTCATATATTGCAGAAAATATGGTAAAAATCatgaaatatgaataattaagaatttgattatGTAATTAAGTGGTTGGGAGtgatttgattttatgtgtaactTTAGATTAGCTAATTTTGATTATGTAATAACACCAATTTATTGTAGTTGTTAGCagacaataattatataatatatatattgtgcAAAGTACATCAAATGGAATCAAACAATTCCCATACAAGCCAAATGCTTCTGGTCCATTGAGTGCTTAATCTTCATAACCATAGTAATCAGTctggatctaaatatgaaactTGAGCaacaaattttcaatataacaTTACACTTACATTATTAATCATATGCTATATCTACACAAACTTACACTCATCATTTacataaaaaagaagaaataataaGGTATGCTTTGCAAGATTAGAGTAACTATAAAACAAAGAAGTCATAGCAGCAGAGATATTAGCTGTTGGTCCTGTTATATGCAATTTTTCCGATGACTGATACAGGAAGGTTAACAATGTGCCCTTGATTACTAAAGAGTCCGATTCTTCCAAAGCTTGCAACACTGCTGCTTATTGTGGCGTTATTGTACATGGTCAGAACCTGTTGTCCTCCATTTGCAATGAAAAAATGTCTAGGCTCCACACTAAGAGAAGCTCTGTAGGGAGCACTCCAACCAACACTGCAAGTCTCATCCCTGGCAATGTTGATCACTGTTCTTGGACCATTCTGGACTAGTTAAGTTTTGCGATGGTGATTGAAGGCAAATTTAGGTCTATCCCCGTGGTCATTGTGGACATACCACAGCTCTGCCCGGTATAGTTTAAAACAACTGGTGCAGACCCATTTATGCAGCATAGGAAATTCAATTTCTGCAAAAATTAAATGCATGTGGACCATTTGAGAGTTGACCTCAGTACTTCATAGGCATAATTAACAGCTAATTAACAGTCTAgatcaaaaatataaaacttgAGAAATATGtctcttttaaaacttaaaattacaccatcattaataatttaatattcatataatcaTATTCCATATCTGCACTAAGTTACGCTCACCATTTACATAATATAGAATAGAATAAATAGTTAAGGCATTCTTCGCAATAATATTACAATATTGGAGTTGCTATATAAAACGAACAAGTTATAGCAACGTAAGGTGTTGTTACTAACACAGTCGTCGGCTCAACATTAAAGCATAATAAATTGTCGTTTAGGATCCTAAATTTCGTTAGACCACCTATACGGCTATACCGACATCTCAAAATAGAAATTGTTGAGTGACAAGGTTGCAAGTCCAACTCCGGCAAGGCAAGGAATGTTGTTTCCAAGGATGATATATATCCTGTGTCATCAGGCTGACCCTGAGCTATTGGATGCCTCAAGCTAGCGGACACAAATTTTGTGCTCAACAAAAACTTTTCGAATACTTAAATTTATTGTTTCTGAACTGCTGACAGTAAGGCCATGTCTACTGCATTCAGAGAAGTCgcaatatttaaatttcttgaACAATGCAGATCAATCAACCTGGACAACTAACTACTCccttcatcccaaattagatggccccgttgactttgggcacacaatttaaggttcattgaccgcttagatacgtgacttatttttaaaattttatttttgcaaataaaaattaaaatatgaaattttcatttataaaaaaaaataaaaaaaaatttcggaagtagacggtcaatacacctaaagttacgtgcccagagtcaacggggacatctaatttgggatggaggtagtatcaTTATTTAGTTATTACAATACATTCCCCGGAGATAATAATGTTCTTGGAGATGCAGAACACAATGTAACAAGTAATGCTCAACACGAAATCTACTGGCAAAAGCaatgttaataaaaaattgttgaaCACTGAACTTGAACTTGGTAAGTATAATAAGGCAATATCATATCCCTGATGTATTTTCTATGTGATCATCGACATTCTCCTCTAGCCatcactaaaaattaaaaaaatcgatGTTTTGTTTGCAAAATCAGTGTTCTGCTCTTTATTTTATATGTCGAAGCAGTCAAGCAGAACgatatatttttgttcaaaataaCATCTTTCTCCTTCCTCTAACAATCTATCACAGTGATGCCTGAAAGAAATTTCGCATTTAAGAATTCTTATGTGATATCATAAGAGTCGATAACCGAGATTAATGCGAGATATAAAAAATTGGATAAtaacatttaattattttaatcattttatCGTTGTTCTTTTGTACTACGGTCGATTTTGTGCGgtcaattttatttatatattgagcTGAGCTTGACTTGTGCAatcatattttgatataatgCACCAAGTGAAGATTGAAAGCTTTGCATAGAACCATGCAGAGTGACAAGAAATTTGAGCATACCAAATACTAAAAAGTTGAGTTATCATAACAATTCGAAAGAATATAAGTAcaaatcttataattttatttaatgcaATTTCCACCACATCAAGGTCAAAATAATTTAGCATCATGTTTCATTCTAAACatcaggcaatggtggaggcgAAACCGGACCATCAGGAACAAGAGGTGGGAAAGGAATCACGGGAGGGATTGGAATGCTGGGAAATGGTGGAAGTGGGAATGGAAAGCTAGGTAATGGTGGAAGTGGGAATGGAAAGCTAGGTAATGGTGGAAATGGGAATATTTCAGGAAGTGGTGGGAACGGGAATGGGAATTCAAAAGGTGGTTCTCCGGGGAATGTGAAATCCTTTTCCGCACTTTTTTCATTAGAAACATCTGATTTTTCATGAATCGGACGAGCCTCTCCCAAACATGTGAGGCACACAAGCGAGATCGCCAAGACCAAGATCATTACTTTGGAAGCCATTTcttaagtgtgtgtgtgtgtgtttcagtGTTTGGGAGGTGAATGTAAACTATATGAGTTTGATGCAATCCATGCATGTGCCTAAGATTTATATAGGAGCATGCTAGTAAGTAGAAATCAAACTGAGAAGGTAACAATATCAGCTTTATCAATTCATGCATTCATATGCAAAATAAGTATGATTTGTAACTGAAAGTTTCAAGTTCCTATTTGGAAATACAATAAGATAAAAATAGTTAGAAGTTGTATATTGtagaaaatatgataaaaatcaTGAAATCTGAataattaagaatttgattatGTAATTAAGTGGTTGGGAgtgatttgatttaatttatatgtaacTTTAGAGTAGCCAATTTTGATTATGTAATAACACCAATTTATTGTAGTTGTAAGCAGGCATTAATTGTAATATGCAAAGTACATCAAATGGAATCAAACAATTTCCATACAAGCCAAATGCTTCTGGTCCATTGAGTGCTTAATCTTCATAACCATAGTAATCAGTctggatctaaatatgaaagttgagcaatatattttcaataaaaccTTAAACTTACATTATTAATCATATGCTATATCTACACAAACTTACACTCACCATTTACATAACAAAGAATAAATAATAGAGTATGCTTTGCAAGATTAGAATAACTATAAAACAAAGAAGTCATAGCAGCAGAGATATTAGCTGTTAGTCCTGTTATATGCAATTTTTCCGATGACTGATACAGGAAGGTTAACAACGTGCCCTTGATTACCAAAGAGTCCGATTCTTCCAAAGCTTGCAACAGTGCTGCTTATTGTGGCGTTAATGTACACGGTCAGAACCTGTCGTCCTCCATTAGCAATGAAAAAATGTCTAGGCTCCACATTAAGAGAAGCTCCGTAGGGAGCACTCCAACCAACACTGTAAGTCTCATCCCCGGCAATGTTGATCACTGTTCTTTGGACCATTCTAGACTGGTTGAGTTTTGCGATGGTGATTGAAGGCAAATTTAGGTCTATCCCATTGGTCGTTGTGGACATACCACAGCTCTGCCCGGTATAgtttaaaaccactggtgcagACCCATTTATGCCGCATAGGAATGACATATAATCATTGTAAGCTGCAATATATGAAAGTGAAAATTAGAACTTAAATAAATAGTTAGAAGGAGGGCCAAAATATTCCGCAGGAATGCTGAACCATTGCATTCAGAAGCAGATATACTACCTAAATCAAAGATAAGTCCAGGATTTAGCGCTGCAGTTGCATTGACAAACCCACTCCCCATGTCGAATGGTGTGGCAGGGGACTGGCTCATATCTGGGTTGGCATATGTTCGCTGGGCCATTATGGGCCCACCATTCCTGTCCGACAAGGAAGCTGTTGTTGATAATGCTGATGCTATAGCTGACGGACTAAAGCTGGGATATTTCTTCTTAATCAAGGCTGCAAGGCCTGTGACATGAGGAGCAGCCATGCTTGTCCCAGACATCATTGCAAAGTTCTCCCCTACAAAAGTTATAGCAGCGTTTAGAATATCTACAATTATATGAGATTGGTTGCTCCCTCTGTCCTACAAATGttcaaaaaatttacaaaatttcaaCCATTTTTGCTTTCATGTCTTGCCCACGGTTTACTTTAGTACTTGTGACATAATACTGAATTTCGCAATTAGATGACGAAGTAGATTTGTAACTCGACAACATTTTAAAACATGTCATATTAAAAGGAAAAAGTTGCACTCTTATGAAAACGTGTAAGCATGTGCCTCGTTTTGTGGATGGGTCAATGAGGACTCATAAACTGTGTTTTAACAGTGCTTGTCGTAAGCTTACCTAGGAATTCAACCGAGTCAGTGCCACCAGAACTCCAAGCAGCCCAGATAAAATTTCCTGGTGCGACCAAATTAGGTTTTAGTATGTCCGCATCATCAAGAAAACTGTCTTCTGGATCTGGTCCTCTAGCAGAATAATACATGATTTTTGGAGCCGAACTGCTGAAATTTGCTGTTACTCCACCTGTAATGCATGCAACTGCTCCAAATTTAACAATCTGATTTGTATCCCCGTCTCTCTCCAAAGAAGAATTGTAGTATCGCAGTAAGATCTGCCAATAAATTATTGGTAAATAGGAtgttaaatatattcaacaaagTTTAAATTAACTGGGGGAAtgttataaaagaaaaattttaaacagCTGCAAGACTACAAGAATGAACTCTTCAATATATAATCACACACAAAGAAATACCAACCTTGGAGTCGTCGGGAGTTGGAATTATAATTCCAGGAAATTCCATTGGTATTGGATTAAGCTGGTAACCAATGACAAAAGGATCCATGTAAAAAACAACACCGGTCGCATTGAGGTTGTTTGCCGTTTCTAACGCTTGTTTGATTGTAGACAGCCCCAGCACAAAACGGATTGAATAGCTGCAGATTAAGAGATTCCCTTGTATAATATCTTGATTCAAACTAGCGGAGTCCTGACATTCACCCGCATACATATCATCTGCAGctgttgtggtattgagagcaTGAATAGCAGAAACCATTGTGTACATTGTATTGTTATCTGTCCCAGCTGAGAAAGAACAAATAAACACAACTCAATTAATCGTTCTCTTCTTCGGAAACATGAAGAATATCGATAGCTAAATAATGTGGACTAAGTGTCATCTTAAGAAAGATGATGATAGTAATAGGACCACTGTTGAACAGCTTTTGGAATCTTGTTATTCAGCACAAGACACTGTTAGTTAAAATAATACTATGTCTGCATCTTTTATTTGCTAAATCCTTGGATGCTACATCACCAAAAGAGAAATTTTTTAGCTAGTCAGGGAGAAGTATAATCTTACGTGCAAGTCCAACTCCAGCAATGGTAATGTTATTTCCAAGTATAATAGAATTACTGTAGACCCTGTCATGGGCAGCAGCACCAACAGTGTAGATCCATGGACTGAAAGAAGATATACTCTTAGGCGAAGGTCCAGTATTTCCTGCTGCTTGTACAACAAAAACGCCAGCTTTTACTGCTGACAGTAACGCCATGTCTATTGGATTGAAAAAAGTTGCAATGCCAGGAGGGCGACGGTTGGGAGTGATTGACAAGCTTATTATGTCTACACCATCCTGAGCTGCCTGTGAGTGCACAAGATGATTTAGCCAAAAATGTACTTTATAAACAAGTGAAAAAATGAATGTACACTATGTAGCTTAGGAAAGAGGTAGAATAAACAAGAGAaggtatataaaataataatacaatatataGTATGGTCTTTTGCTCAAGCTCTGACAGTATTTAGGGTTGTAACATGGCAGTTGGCTGATGGgggttttgtgtgtgtgttgttaggtatcagcccattacaaggtaacatggactttggtgatccaaaatatataaggataataattgtatgtttagacaattattataagatatgtcttggtcacaaagatagaagacctagttggaattggattctgatttgagttggaaatcagaattggattaggactatgtgtagctgttttagaattagattctgatttgtctagtttaagatggctatatatacatagtcatattgtgtttgataggtgtgctcaagatgtagacttaggtatcgcttgcgggcggatacttgagtagtaggcttgagtatccaagtttggttgattgtattattgataatggttttgattaataatacaagttgggacgtgggttttccacgtcaaatatattgttgtgtgtctGCTTTGCATTAGAATTTGAATCTCGTATTTTATCCttaacaagtggtatcaagaGCCGAGGTCAGGATCATGATAGACGAGGTTGGAGAAAAATTCGGGATTCAATGGAAAATGTAAAGTACGATGTAGGTTTTGCTAGCAAGAAGCTGCGAAAGTGGAAAGAGACAAAATTACGTGCGGTATGACGGTTGACTTGCACCGTGGATCAATCATGATGGACTCAATATGGAAGAAGATTGGATGGTTCTTCTAGAGGCCGGAGGATTGTGAAAGCAAGGATCGGGTGACTCATGGATGGAAGAGCACTCGTGGTTGATGCACGTGATTTTGTAGATGGATATACTGTTTTGATAAAAGCGGTGGTTGGGAGTTCATTAAAGTGAAATTTGGTGATACTTAAAGTTTGGAAGAACGAGAAGCGGAGATTCTTGTTCGAGGGGAGGCATTGGCGGATGGACGTCGATGTCTTGATCGTGATTGTTGATTGTATTGGGCTGAAGGGGAGGAttgttaggtatcagcccattacaaggtaacatggactttggtgatctaaaatatataaggataataattgtatgtttagacaattattataagatatgtcttggtcacaaagatagaagacctagttggaattggattctgatttgagttggaaatcagaattggattaggactatgtgtagctgttttagaattagattctgatttgtctagtttaagatggctatatatacatagtcatattgtgtttgataggtgtgctcaagatgtagacttaggtatcgcttgcgggcggatacttgagtagtaggcttgagtatataagtttggttgattgtattattgataatggttttgattaataatacaagttgggacgtgggttTTCCACGTCAAATATATTGTCGTGTGTCTGCTTTGCATTAGAATTTGAATCTCGTATTTTATCCctaacatgtgtgtgtgtgtggggtggggggggggcACTAGAGACGCCATTTCATAGAAAAATTACTCCAAGTAAACAAATTTTGAACTAGGAAAGTAGCTGGAACAGGCCTGTTAACGCGTAAAAATACAACTATAAGGGAAAAAACAGCGGACTAGAGACgccatttcataaaaaaattactccaagtaaacaaatttaaaactaGTAAGTAGCTGGAACAGGCCTGTTAACGTGTAAAAATACAACTATAAGGGAAAAAACAGGGGACTAGAGACGccatttcacaaaaaaattactccaagtaaacaaattttatactaGAAAAGTAGCTGGAACAGGCCTGTTAACGTGTAAAAATACAACTATAAGGGAAAAAACAGTTATTTTAACAAAACCAGTGGTGATCTGTGTAGAAGTCTGTCATCAACTTGTTTAAACATGAACCATGAATTAGCAAATATAGGAGATTAGCAAGAACATGTTTATCCACacataaaaaatacaattatacGGTCAAGAAAGAACAGAAGGTAATATTTACAGAACCCATGGAGATATGACCAGAAGTCTGTCATTAACCTGTTTAGACATGAACCATTCATTTGCCAAAATCAGGAATCAGCAGGAACATGTTTATCCATTTGAAAATATGGATCAAGAAAAAACAGACACTTGTATTTACAGAACCCATGGAGATTAGAGTAGAAGTTTGAAGTGAACCAGGAATTTGCAAAAATTGAACGGTACCTGGTCTATGGCAGCAACAACATCTGCAGCGAACCCTCCAAAGCTCTTATACAGCGCCTTGTAAACAGCAATGCTAGTGGATAGTAGAAAAAATAGAGTTGAAGTAATTATTACGACTACAAGTATGATTACTTGAGTTGTCCAAATCAGGGAAATGGATGCTTAAGTTCTGACGTGTTACAGGAAGAAacagaagaaagaaaaagtaTATATAGCTTACTGTGAACGAGGAGCCATCCCACTGGCATTGCCAAAGTGATGTCCAGCTACTACCACGGGTATCCCATGGTTACCAGCTGCAGTGGAAGCTGTGTGCctgttatttatatataaaacagCAGACATTAAATATTTCTGCATAATTTTAGACCAATAAGATACTGACAGCTTTATGTTTTTCTTAAGTAATTGGCGCACTGGGACAGCTTATGGCCTTTTATACTTCAATCAGTATTCACTTACTGTAATGaatataagtttaaaatatgtACTGGAATCTAGTACTaccaaacacaaaacaaaattaCACAACAGACTCCAAATTTCTGCATATTCAAACAAGCATACAGGCAACAACTTAATCTTTATATGATCATATGCCAGGAACTATACTGAGGGCATGGACCAAAAGTCAGCTAATGGGTAatcaataaattgataaataaaattctacacacacagtaaaaaaaataataagataccATGCCCCATGGGGCGTAAAAAAATGCATCAAGTTGTTATCTGGTGAGACAAAATTTTATATGCAAAGTTGATTCACAGGTGCCACCAGATCTGATCCTGTCTAgtttgttatataatatttctaGTTTATTGTTCTGAGATTTTATTGCATTATTTAGGTGATGATTATGTTATCAATGTAATCCTAGTCAtggaaacaaacaaaaatgataaattaacaaaaaaacccTAACCAGAAGACAAACTGTGAATCATATAGCAACACCAgcttaattcaaaatatttttcagtAAATAAAATACTCACGTTCCATGGCCATCACCATCAAAAGGTGATGCATAATCCTGAGTAGCATTGAATATTCCTCGTGTTATAGCAGATGCAGCAAAATGGCGAGCACCAATAAGCTTTCTGTTGCATGAACCAGATGGGAAGTCCCTAGTAACTTCACAGATGCCAGAAAAGCGCTCTGGAACAGGATATGTATTCTCGGCAACATCATCAGAGAAGCTGGGGTGTGTGGGATCAATTCCAGTGTCAATAAACCCGATTACTATTCCTTCTCCGGCAGTATCGAATCCACCCTCCTGGGGCCATGCCCCTTGTGGTAGCCCCAAAAATTGTGGAGTGTGTGTGGTTGCAGTCCTTACTGAGAAATCCAATATGACATTTGCCACTTCTTTCCTCATTGACAGCTTAGCTACCTTCAAATTTTACCAGAATTACTACAAGATACATATAATGCAAGTATgacaaaaatttaatagaaaaaaGTAGAAACATTAATCTCTCAATAGACCATCATGAAGTGATCATCATAATATAATGGTGTATAAAATGAAAGCAGACTGCACATTTAGATTTACCTGCACGGGGGTAACCAGAACAGCAAAGCCGTTAATCAAATAGCGATAGCTGTAGAGTTTTAGATACTTTTCCCCTTTTAAAACCTTTCTCA
Protein-coding regions in this window:
- the LOC108204792 gene encoding subtilisin-like protease SBT2.3, whose product is MEGFYGVQLMVVILLGFSLGWSWCQDEDYSNVSAVYIVTLKQAPVVHLNEELIVKSKHQKPSSSRNKNRLDKPLPRNISGTDRYHGHNIARFHDAILRKVLKGEKYLKLYSYRYLINGFAVLVTPVQVAKLSMRKEVANVILDFSVRTATTHTPQFLGLPQGAWPQEGGFDTAGEGIVIGFIDTGIDPTHPSFSDDVAENTYPVPERFSGICEVTRDFPSGSCNRKLIGARHFAASAITRGIFNATQDYASPFDGDGHGTHTASTAAGNHGIPVVVAGHHFGNASGMAPRSHIAVYKALYKSFGGFAADVVAAIDQAAQDGVDIISLSITPNRRPPGIATFFNPIDMALLSAVKAGVFVVQAAGNTGPSPKSISSFSPWIYTVGAAAHDRVYSNSIILGNNITIAGVGLAPGTDNNTMYTMVSAIHALNTTTAADDMYAGECQDSASLNQDIIQGNLLICSYSIRFVLGLSTIKQALETANNLNATGVVFYMDPFVIGYQLNPIPMEFPGIIIPTPDDSKILLRYYNSSLERDGDTNQIVKFGAVACITGGVTANFSSSAPKIMYYSARGPDPEDSFLDDADILKPNLVAPGNFIWAAWSSGGTDSVEFLGENFAMMSGTSMAAPHVTGLAALIKKKYPSFSPSAIASALSTTASLSDRNGGPIMAQRTYANPDMSQSPATPFDMGSGFVNATAALNPGLIFDLAYNDYMSFLCGINGSAPVVLNYTGQSCGMSTTTNGIDLNLPSITIAKLNQSRMVQRTVINIAGDETYSVGWSAPYGASLNVEPRHFFIANGGRQVLTVYINATISSTVASFGRIGLFGNQGHVVNLPVSVIGKIAYNRTNS